A genomic stretch from Bacteroidota bacterium includes:
- a CDS encoding Xaa-Pro dipeptidyl-peptidase, which translates to MRWLPFAIALFIVAAPVWGQAGPRFEDGQAQIVPDFEDADAWIREELWVETESDSDGDGTMDRVHVAVVRPAQTETEGLKVPVVYETSPYFAGTAGNEPGLFWNVEHEIGEVPPPRNVGPDVPLRARPGIAGSHIQTWVPRGFAVVHSSSPGTGLSQGCPTVGGPNESLAPKAVVDWLNGRARGFTQPEGGEAVTAEWSTGKVGMTGTSYNGTLPLAAATTGVEGLEAIIPVAPNTSYYHYYRSYGLVRHPGGYLGEDIDVLYDFIHSRDSDRRAYCDATVRDSEMAEGMDRLTGDYNDFWAGRDYLNVIDDVQAATLMAHAFNDWNVMPEHSYRITEALKARGVPVQIYYHQGGHGGPPPLERMNRWFTRYLYGVENGVEDDPKAWIVREDDDRQEPTPYADYPNPDAAPVTLYPVAAETMADGSADDSGATLHGVGTLSLTDAPDQGVATVTDNVSFGGRALSAAEWTEHRLLFVTPELAAPLHLSGVPRIQLRVASDEPAVNLSVWLVSLPWTDGRRARGGIVTRGWADPQNFIASAEGVLTESEPLTPGDFVEVTYELQPDDQIIAEGQRLGLLVFASDRDYTLWPDPGTKLMVDLDATALDLPVVGGAAALNAAFDGE; encoded by the coding sequence ATGCGCTGGTTGCCGTTTGCCATCGCCTTGTTCATTGTTGCCGCTCCTGTTTGGGGGCAAGCCGGTCCTCGCTTCGAGGACGGCCAGGCGCAGATCGTCCCCGACTTCGAAGACGCCGACGCCTGGATCCGCGAGGAGCTCTGGGTCGAGACCGAGTCCGACTCCGATGGCGACGGTACGATGGACCGCGTGCACGTGGCCGTCGTGCGGCCTGCGCAGACCGAGACGGAAGGACTGAAGGTGCCCGTCGTCTACGAGACGAGCCCGTATTTCGCAGGCACAGCAGGCAACGAGCCGGGCCTGTTCTGGAACGTCGAGCACGAGATTGGCGAGGTGCCACCGCCGCGCAACGTCGGACCAGACGTGCCGCTGCGAGCACGGCCTGGCATCGCCGGGAGCCACATCCAGACGTGGGTGCCACGTGGCTTTGCCGTCGTCCACTCGTCGTCGCCAGGCACGGGGCTCTCGCAGGGCTGCCCGACGGTCGGCGGTCCAAACGAGTCGCTCGCACCGAAGGCCGTCGTGGACTGGCTCAACGGGCGCGCGCGGGGCTTCACGCAGCCCGAGGGCGGCGAGGCCGTCACCGCCGAGTGGAGTACGGGCAAGGTGGGCATGACAGGCACGTCGTACAACGGCACGCTCCCGCTCGCGGCAGCCACCACCGGCGTCGAAGGGCTGGAGGCCATCATCCCTGTCGCGCCCAACACGTCGTACTACCACTACTACCGCTCCTACGGCCTCGTCCGGCATCCCGGCGGTTACCTCGGCGAGGACATCGACGTGCTCTACGACTTCATCCACTCGCGCGACTCCGACCGCCGCGCCTACTGCGACGCGACCGTCCGCGACTCCGAGATGGCCGAGGGCATGGACCGCCTCACCGGCGACTACAACGACTTCTGGGCGGGCCGCGACTACCTCAACGTCATCGACGACGTGCAGGCGGCCACGCTCATGGCACACGCCTTCAACGACTGGAACGTGATGCCCGAGCACAGCTACCGCATCACCGAGGCGCTCAAGGCGCGCGGTGTGCCGGTGCAGATCTACTACCACCAGGGCGGCCACGGCGGCCCGCCGCCGCTGGAGCGCATGAACCGCTGGTTCACCCGCTACCTCTACGGCGTCGAGAACGGCGTGGAGGACGACCCCAAAGCCTGGATCGTGCGCGAGGACGACGACCGCCAGGAGCCGACGCCCTACGCCGACTACCCGAACCCGGACGCAGCGCCCGTCACGCTCTACCCTGTCGCTGCTGAGACGATGGCCGACGGCTCTGCTGATGATTCGGGAGCGACGCTGCACGGCGTCGGTACGCTGTCCCTCACGGATGCGCCCGATCAGGGCGTCGCGACGGTGACCGACAACGTCTCGTTCGGCGGGCGGGCGCTCTCGGCAGCCGAGTGGACCGAGCACCGGCTGCTCTTCGTCACACCGGAGTTGGCCGCGCCGTTGCACCTCTCGGGCGTCCCGCGCATCCAGCTCCGCGTGGCGTCCGACGAGCCCGCCGTCAACCTCTCCGTGTGGCTCGTATCGCTCCCGTGGACCGATGGGCGGCGTGCCCGCGGCGGCATCGTCACGCGCGGTTGGGCCGATCCGCAGAACTTCATCGCGTCTGCGGAGGGCGTGCTCACCGAGAGTGAACCGCTCACGCCGGGCGACTTTGTGGAGGTGACCTACGAGCTCCAGCCCGACGACCAGATCATCGCCGAAGGCCAGCGCCTCGGCCTGCTCGTCTTCGCCAGCGACCGCGACTACACGCTCTGGCCCGACCCCGGCACGAAGCTGATGGTCGACCTCGACGCGACGGCGCTTGACCTGCCGGTCGTCGGCGGCGCGGCCGCACTCAATGCGGCGTTCGACGGCGAGTAG
- a CDS encoding serine hydrolase domain-containing protein has translation MINALTRRAVLLPVLFLTACNVAPQTEDIAGVSAERALELDRALADVMEQHEINTAGIAVIKQGDVVWSTYYGQQSPGIPASSQTLFNVASLTKTVVAETVLRLAADGELSLDESMSTHWLDPDLEDDPRHEQLTPRMALSHTTGFMNWRYFSEDGTLGFVSEPGTRHGYSGEGFNYLARFAEAKLGEPFEDLAQRYVFEPAGVSDAALSVQPDLFERIAQPLDADGQFPGHYCRPEGRCRDTGSFSAAGGMVITLEDFARFLIATMSGDGLTSDLLTERNTMHSDQELIDCNPVPEALCPTRVGYGLGWNIYEVEDAKTIGHRGSDWSMVTLAYYYEDSQDALVVLFNAPNPAGMAAMVDVLRLLDPDSPELHGYIARRDRTRG, from the coding sequence ATGATCAACGCCCTGACTCGCCGCGCCGTGCTCCTTCCTGTGCTTTTCCTCACTGCGTGCAACGTGGCCCCGCAGACGGAAGACATCGCAGGGGTCTCGGCCGAGCGCGCCCTCGAGTTGGACCGCGCCCTTGCCGACGTGATGGAGCAGCACGAGATCAACACGGCCGGCATCGCTGTCATCAAACAAGGCGACGTCGTCTGGAGCACCTACTACGGCCAGCAATCACCGGGCATCCCAGCGTCCAGCCAGACTTTGTTCAACGTCGCTTCGCTGACCAAGACGGTGGTTGCGGAGACCGTGCTCCGGCTCGCCGCCGACGGCGAACTGTCGCTCGACGAGTCCATGTCCACGCACTGGCTCGACCCCGACCTGGAGGACGATCCGCGGCATGAGCAACTCACGCCCCGCATGGCGCTGTCCCACACCACCGGGTTCATGAACTGGCGGTACTTCTCAGAGGACGGCACGCTGGGGTTCGTCAGCGAGCCCGGAACGCGCCACGGCTACTCAGGCGAAGGGTTCAACTACCTCGCCCGGTTCGCCGAGGCCAAGCTCGGCGAGCCCTTCGAGGACCTGGCGCAGCGCTATGTCTTCGAGCCCGCGGGCGTCAGCGATGCGGCGCTGAGCGTGCAGCCCGATCTCTTCGAGCGGATCGCGCAGCCGCTGGACGCAGACGGGCAGTTCCCTGGTCACTATTGCCGCCCAGAAGGGCGGTGCCGAGATACCGGGAGCTTCTCTGCCGCGGGCGGTATGGTGATCACCTTGGAGGACTTTGCCCGCTTCCTGATCGCGACGATGTCTGGCGACGGCTTGACGTCCGACCTCCTGACCGAGCGCAACACCATGCATTCCGACCAGGAGTTGATCGACTGCAACCCGGTCCCCGAAGCACTATGCCCGACACGCGTTGGGTATGGCCTGGGGTGGAATATCTACGAGGTGGAGGACGCCAAGACCATCGGCCACCGCGGCTCGGATTGGTCGATGGTGACCCTAGCGTACTACTACGAAGACAGCCAGGACGCCCTCGTCGTACTGTTCAACGCCCCCAACCCCGCCGGAATGGCGGCGATGGTGGACGTGCTTCGACTGCTCGACCCCGACTCGCCGGAGTTGCACGGCTACATCGCCCGGCGAGACCGCACGCGAGGCTGA
- the ychF gene encoding redox-regulated ATPase YchF has product MALRVGIVGLPNVGKSTLFNALSEAGAEAANYPFCTIEPNVGVVPVPDTRLDRLTELADSAQTIPAVIEFVDIAGLVAGASKGEGLGNQFLSHIREVDAIVHVVRCFDDTNVVHVSGSVDPARDIEVIDTELILKDLDTVAKRIDRVRKQVKVGDKDAKAELTFLERLDAHLAEGLPARTLETTDQERDFLRPMFLLTSKPVLYAANVAEEDLLDGNAYVEQVRALAEKEGAGVVVVSAEFEAQLADLDDEDRAEFLATAGVETPGLERLVRAAYALLGLITYFTAGPKESRAWTITRGTKAPQAAGVIHSDFERGFIRAETIKFAAYDQHGSEAAARDAGAMRSEGKEYVVEDGDVLLFRFNV; this is encoded by the coding sequence ATGGCGCTGCGCGTCGGCATCGTAGGCCTCCCCAACGTCGGCAAGTCCACGCTCTTCAACGCGCTCAGCGAGGCGGGCGCGGAGGCGGCGAACTACCCCTTCTGCACCATCGAGCCGAACGTAGGCGTGGTGCCGGTCCCGGACACGCGCCTCGACCGGCTCACCGAGCTCGCGGACTCCGCGCAGACGATCCCCGCCGTGATCGAGTTTGTGGACATCGCCGGGCTCGTGGCGGGCGCGTCCAAGGGCGAGGGCCTCGGCAACCAGTTCCTCAGCCACATCCGCGAGGTCGACGCCATCGTGCACGTCGTCCGCTGCTTCGACGACACCAACGTGGTCCACGTCAGCGGCTCCGTCGACCCCGCGCGCGACATCGAGGTCATCGACACGGAGCTGATCCTGAAAGACCTCGACACCGTCGCCAAGCGCATCGACCGCGTGCGCAAGCAGGTCAAGGTCGGCGACAAGGACGCGAAGGCGGAACTGACCTTCCTCGAACGCCTCGACGCGCACCTCGCCGAGGGCCTACCCGCGCGCACGCTGGAGACGACGGACCAGGAGCGCGACTTCCTGCGCCCAATGTTTTTGCTCACGAGTAAGCCGGTTCTTTACGCGGCCAACGTGGCCGAGGAAGACCTGCTGGACGGCAACGCCTACGTCGAGCAGGTCCGCGCGCTCGCGGAGAAGGAGGGCGCGGGCGTGGTGGTCGTCTCTGCCGAGTTCGAGGCGCAGCTCGCCGACCTCGACGACGAGGACCGCGCCGAATTCCTGGCGACGGCGGGCGTGGAGACGCCGGGCCTCGAACGCCTCGTGCGCGCCGCCTACGCGCTCCTCGGGCTCATCACCTACTTCACCGCCGGGCCGAAGGAGTCGCGCGCCTGGACGATCACGCGCGGCACGAAGGCCCCGCAGGCCGCGGGCGTGATCCACTCCGACTTCGAGCGCGGCTTCATCCGCGCCGAGACGATCAAATTCGCTGCCTACGACCAGCACGGCTCCGAGGCCGCCGCCCGCGACGCCGGCGCGATGCGCTCCGAGGGCAAAGAGTACGTCGTGGAAGACGGCGACGTGCTGCTCTTCCGCTTCAACGTGTAG
- a CDS encoding DUF721 domain-containing protein — protein sequence MSSSSPQSLGAVLQSVIDRMGARQRIDEVRAIEQWAHLAGPTVNGVTSKVWVREGVLFVHLTSAMWRHQLHLQRERWRERLNQHLGREVIREIVFR from the coding sequence ATGTCCTCCAGCAGTCCCCAATCGCTCGGCGCCGTGCTCCAGTCCGTCATCGACCGGATGGGCGCCCGGCAACGCATCGACGAGGTGCGGGCCATCGAGCAGTGGGCGCACCTCGCCGGGCCGACGGTCAACGGCGTCACGTCGAAGGTGTGGGTGCGCGAGGGCGTGCTGTTCGTGCACCTCACCTCGGCGATGTGGCGGCACCAGCTCCACCTCCAGCGCGAGCGCTGGCGCGAGCGGCTCAACCAGCACCTCGGCCGCGAGGTCATCCGCGAGATCGTGTTCCGGTAG
- a CDS encoding TolC family protein has translation MRLLLLLLLTAPLAAAQPSASPDTLRLDLAEAMQRALNDSPEVAIEAAGQDFAEARAQQARRSRYATEFTLTTGHAVAPGLRGVDPVLDPNAQYLNSELRNDWADPRPYNQYEVELLQPLYTAGELGGQIAAAEAGVRLEAAEVDQKASEVALRTGDLYYTLLLTQRLDALTAEAGDALSVAQRELQALLDEGDPDVDDADLFQLRLFEQEYRRQVAEVREQAALARIALARQVLTPNAVVVPADLDLTAVTFQRDALGVYQDVALAQRSEMRRAQAGYAARDALVRVARSDFYPKLFLSITQGGRYAAGRRQQANPYVSDDFLGTGLRAGVGIRLNLAYHQTRAKVAQAIAERDEVRAQRTAAEQLILFDVEEAYRQLVIAEEALVSRQEATSIAGDWLRTEQINADLGFGTTDNLVAAVRADLDARAAELAAVRAYNVAVLTLLDATGTLPTRLASGALFD, from the coding sequence ATGCGCCTGCTCCTGCTGCTCCTGCTCACGGCCCCGCTCGCGGCGGCCCAGCCGTCCGCCTCGCCGGACACGCTCCGCCTCGACCTCGCCGAGGCCATGCAGCGCGCGCTCAACGACAGCCCGGAGGTTGCCATCGAAGCAGCGGGGCAGGACTTCGCCGAGGCCCGCGCGCAGCAGGCGCGGCGCTCGCGCTATGCCACCGAGTTCACGCTCACCACCGGCCATGCCGTCGCACCCGGCCTGAGAGGAGTCGACCCGGTGCTGGATCCCAACGCGCAGTACCTCAACTCCGAACTCCGCAACGACTGGGCTGACCCGCGGCCCTACAACCAGTACGAGGTCGAACTCCTCCAGCCGCTCTACACCGCGGGTGAGTTGGGCGGGCAGATCGCTGCGGCGGAGGCCGGTGTCCGTCTGGAAGCGGCGGAGGTGGACCAGAAGGCAAGCGAGGTCGCGCTGCGGACCGGCGACCTCTACTACACGCTCCTGCTCACGCAGCGCCTCGACGCGCTCACCGCGGAGGCGGGCGATGCGCTCAGCGTGGCGCAGCGCGAGCTTCAGGCGCTCCTCGACGAGGGCGATCCGGACGTGGACGACGCCGACCTCTTTCAACTGCGGCTCTTCGAGCAGGAGTACCGCCGCCAGGTAGCCGAAGTGCGCGAGCAGGCGGCGCTGGCGCGGATCGCGCTCGCCCGGCAGGTGCTCACGCCCAACGCCGTCGTCGTGCCCGCCGACCTCGACCTCACGGCGGTGACCTTTCAACGGGACGCCCTTGGTGTCTACCAGGACGTCGCGCTGGCACAGCGCTCGGAGATGCGCCGGGCGCAGGCAGGCTATGCCGCGCGCGACGCGCTCGTCCGGGTGGCGCGCTCCGATTTCTACCCGAAGCTCTTCCTCAGCATCACCCAGGGCGGACGTTATGCGGCCGGACGTCGGCAGCAGGCCAACCCCTACGTCTCCGATGATTTCCTGGGGACGGGCCTCCGCGCTGGCGTGGGCATTCGCCTCAACCTCGCCTACCACCAGACGCGCGCCAAGGTCGCCCAGGCTATCGCCGAGCGCGACGAGGTCCGCGCCCAGCGCACCGCCGCCGAGCAACTCATCCTGTTCGACGTCGAGGAGGCCTACCGGCAACTCGTGATCGCCGAGGAGGCGCTTGTGTCTCGCCAGGAAGCGACCTCCATCGCGGGCGACTGGCTGCGCACCGAGCAGATCAACGCCGACCTCGGCTTCGGGACGACGGACAACCTCGTCGCTGCTGTCCGCGCCGACCTCGACGCCCGCGCCGCTGAACTCGCTGCGGTCCGCGCCTACAACGTGGCCGTGCTCACGCTCCTCGACGCCACTGGCACGCTCCCGACACGCCTGGCCAGCGGCGCACTGTTCGATTGA